The genome window GTGGATAGCAAAACAAACAAATACTATAATGTTGCGGTAGTGGTTGCTCCTTCAGGAGAAGTTGTCGCAAAGCATAGAAAAATCAATTTGTTTGAAATCGAAAATAATTTTTTAAGCGCAGGAACTGATGGCGTAACTTTTGATTCTATAATTGGTAAAGTGGGTCTTATTATTTGTTCTGATGTTTATGATTCAGATGTTTTATCAGCATATAAAAGAAATGGCGTAGAAGTACTTGCACTTAGCACATCGTGGGCTCAATATAACACGGGTATGAATTATTTTAAAAGAGCAGCTCAAGTTGTTTCTGGATATTTACTAGCGGCAAATCAGACTTACTTCCCAGATTCTGGAGTTATTAAGCCTGATGGAACGACTCAGTCGCACATTCGCCAGACAGAAGGAATTGCTTACGGATATTTACCAAGAAAGAAATAAACGAAGTAGTAAGGGGGACTTATTCTTAATTTAATATTATTCACGTTGATAGGATTTGCTGAATCTCAACCACTGGCCTTAGTCTACAAGGGGCCAGGTTCTTGCGTTGAGATTCCTCAAAATATTGGTTGCTCAGAATCTGCAGCAGAGATGGCAAAACGCGCTGGCTTCAGAGTAGAATACGTTGGTCCGAAAGAGACTTCATTTGAAGTTTTTAAGGACGCAAAAGTATGGATTCAACCTGGAGGAAGGGCACGTCTACAGGTTTTGAATATGGCCCCAGAACTTAAGAAGAATATTGCTCAGTTTGTTTCCGAAGGTGGAGGCTACGTAGGCTTCTGTGCCGGAGCTTTTTTGGCAGCGGATCAGTTTGGGTGGGAAGACCCCGAGAAGCCAGAGAATAATTTTGAGTCTAAAGGCTTAGGAATTGTTCCTGGATATGGACACTACATTAACTTTTTCGGAAAAAAAGTGGCAGAGATCATTCCAGTAATTTGGGGTGATTCAAAGCGTGATGTCTACTGGGAAGAAGGTCCCTATTTCTTAGAGCAAAAAAATTATGCTCCAGGAACAGAGATTGTTGCTTACTATCCTTTTGAATTTAAAGAAACAAAAGCTAGACCGATTATGAGCCTCAACACTTCTTATAAAAAAGGAAGAGTAGCCATTACATCTGTTCACCCGGAAGCTCCTCAGGAATGGCGCGAATACTACAAAATCACTGATAACGACGGCCTAGATTACAATCTCGCAGTAGATATGATTAAGTGGTCGGCAGCAAAATAACTTTTAAGTTATTTGCTGCTTCTCTTTATGTTTGAAGTATCTACGGCTTGAAGAATAGCTTCTTCCATCATTTCCGTAGCTTTTTCTGCCAGAGCTTCTTCAAAAGCGTAAGCTTCTTCTCTATAAGAAGGTCTATCCTTGCCTGTCGTAACGGTGAATAAAATATCTCCGTCAGTTGGCGTATGAAACGGCGCAATGTTTCTCGCCATTGCAGTATGAACCATGATGGAGATTCTCTTCAATTGACTTCGATCCAGCGGGATATCTGTAACCACAAGGCTCAATGTCGTATTTTGTTTTGGCCCATGGGGTACAGAGGCGCCGACGTTTCTGTATTGACCGGTGATGCTTTTTCCTTCAGAAAAAATATCACCCGTTGGGTTGAGTACAACGGCAACCAGTAAATTGATTTTTTTTCCGTCAAATATAAATGATCTACTGATAATTCCTTGGCCACCCCACTTTGGGTCGCATGCTTTGCTACATGAAGTGGTAGTTCCTGCCCCTGCGCGACCGGCCATAAACTCAGAGCTGCTGAGCTGCTCATAAAGAGCTTCGCCCATTTCTCGATTAGGATATACTTCCTGGTTATTGTAGCGTTGAATTCTTCCG of Bdellovibrionota bacterium contains these proteins:
- a CDS encoding carbon-nitrogen hydrolase family protein, with translation MFLLLFTFLLNLHAEVQPIKEVFEPKGNFSSEEYVKVAVVQTSPGVSPVPATKAQAERTKATNRSQLEEWVRQAVKNGAEYVVTPEFGVIGYPDIPELSSEDDNYRSREDVEPYVETIPGPTTKYFGKIAKELNTYIQFGLAEVDSKTNKYYNVAVVVAPSGEVVAKHRKINLFEIENNFLSAGTDGVTFDSIIGKVGLIICSDVYDSDVLSAYKRNGVEVLALSTSWAQYNTGMNYFKRAAQVVSGYLLAANQTYFPDSGVIKPDGTTQSHIRQTEGIAYGYLPRKK
- a CDS encoding BPL-N domain-containing protein, producing MIGFAESQPLALVYKGPGSCVEIPQNIGCSESAAEMAKRAGFRVEYVGPKETSFEVFKDAKVWIQPGGRARLQVLNMAPELKKNIAQFVSEGGGYVGFCAGAFLAADQFGWEDPEKPENNFESKGLGIVPGYGHYINFFGKKVAEIIPVIWGDSKRDVYWEEGPYFLEQKNYAPGTEIVAYYPFEFKETKARPIMSLNTSYKKGRVAITSVHPEAPQEWREYYKITDNDGLDYNLAVDMIKWSAAK
- a CDS encoding P1 family peptidase, with the translated sequence MNKYFQISALILCCTLPALSQASGAKCSLLFGNPTYAETKIVPFHMPGLQVASLNDSTLSTGATLFFFPKGAYANFDSRGGSVASVETSLLTEGSYSHLIDGIVFAGGSTMGLAAADGVRSKIFKERINSSAFDAIPSIPGAVVYDYGGRIQRYNNQEVYPNREMGEALYEQLSSSEFMAGRAGAGTTTSCSKACDPKWGGQGIISRSFIFDGKKINLLVAVVLNPTGDIFSEGKSITGQYRNVGASVPHGPKQNTTLSLVVTDIPLDRSQLKRISIMVHTAMARNIAPFHTPTDGDILFTVTTGKDRPSYREEAYAFEEALAEKATEMMEEAILQAVDTSNIKRSSK